CATGTAGCCATCGGCACGGGACAGCTCTGCCGCGCCGTGCATGAGGGCGAACCCGGCAACGAAAGCACTGCCGAGGCATGCGAAGAGCCAATAGGCCGGCTTTGGCATCTCGCCCGCCCGGAACACCGCGAAGATCGAGGTGGCGAGCGGCAGCAACCCGATGAAGACGATGGAATGGGCCGACGTCACCGTGCCGAGCGCCAGTGCGGTCAAAAGCGGAAAGCCGGCAACGACACCCAAGGCCACGATGACGAGCGAGGCGATGTCGCTCTTCTGCGGTGCGCGTGCCCGGGACAGTATCAGCAGGGCACAGGCGAGAAGCCCGGCGATGGACGCGCGCGCCGTGGTCAAAAACAGAGGGTCGAAGGCCGTTACCGCAATGCGCGTAGCGGGCAGCGAGCCGGAAAAGATGGCAACCCCGATGAAGCCGTTGACGAGGCCCTGTAACCGATCTCCGTGCATGAGCACCTCCTTCCTGCCGTTCGTCCCGCAATAGCGGGGCTGGCACAGGCGGCACAGACACAATACGGTACGGTTTGACAGAACTGTATTGGTTTCAAGGGCAACACAGATGGTGCGTGGGCAGACGGCGAAGGTGATGGATGCGGTGCGCGCGCGCATCGAGGGACGCAGCCTTGCACCGGGCGCCCGTCTGCCATCGGTGCGGGCGGAGGCGAGGGCATCCGGCGTCTCCGTTTCGACTGTCGTGGAGGCGTATGAGAGGCTGGTCGCGGAAGGGCTTATCCGGTCCCGGCCGGGTTCAGGCTTCTATGTGTCGGCATCTGCCGCGCCTCTGATGCTGAAGGCTGTCGCGCCACGCCGGGACAGGGCGATCGACCCCTTCTGGATATCGCGCCAGTCGCTGGAGGCGGCACCCGGAACGTCGATGCCGGGGTGCGGATGGTTGCCTGCGGACTGGATGTTCGAAGGCGGGTTGCGCCGTGCCTTGCGCAAGGTCGCACGCGGTAATGCCGTGGAGCTGGCCGATTATGGCTCGCCGCTTGGCCTCGAGCCGTTGCGCGCGCTGCTGGCGCGGCGTCTGCTTGCGCTTTCGATCCCGGCCGCGACCGACCGGATCATGCTGACGGAGTCCGGCACGCAGGCGATCGACCTCGTCTGCCGCCTGTTGATCGAACCCGGCGACGCAGTTCTGGTGGACGATCCCTGCTACTTCAATTTCCACGCTCTGCTGCGGGCGCATCGCGCGCGCATCGTCGGCGTGCCATATGGCCCGGATGGGCCGGATACCGCGGCGATGGAGACGATTATCGCGCAGGAGCGGCCGCGCCTCTACATCACCAATTCGGCGATCCATAATCCGACCGGCGCAACCCTTTCCCCTGCCACGGCGCACAAGGTTCTGTCGCTTGCCGACAAAGCCCGGATGACGATCGTGGAAGACGACATCTTCGGCGATTTCGAACAGGAGCCGGCAACGCGGCTTGCCGCGCTGGACGGACTGGACCGCGTCATCTGCATCGGCAGTTTTTCCAAGAGCGTGTCGGCTTCGGTCCGCTGCGGCTATGTCGCGGCGCGGCCCGACTGGCTGGACGGCCTGATCGACATGAAGATCGCCACCAGCTTCGGCGGCGGACGGATGGCCGCCGCATTGCTTTACGAGACCCTGTCCGATGGCGCCTACCGGCGCCACATGGAAGAGGTGCGCCGCAAGCTCGGCCGCGCCATGGACCGGACCATCGCGCGGTTGGAGCGGCTGGGGTTCACCTTGGAGCTGCGCCCCAGAGCAGGGATGTTCGTCTGGTGCCGGCTGCCGCATGGGGCAGATGCCGGGCACATCGCCGCGCACTGCCTGGGCGATGGTGTCGTTCTGGCCCCCGGCAACGCATTCAGCCTCACCGGGGCAGCATCGCAGTTCATGCGGTTCAACGTCGCCCAATGTGGCGACGACAGCATATTCGCCAGCCTGGAGCGGGCGTTGCGCTGACCTATTCGGGGTCGGGCGCGCTGGCATACAGCGCCGTGGCCGGCGCGCTGGTCAGAAGCTGGTACGCCTCGAACTGGGCCAGCACATCGGCCTGTATCTCCTCCCGCCGGAAGCCCATGACGTCGTAGCCACGACTGTTATCGGAGAAGAAGGTGCGGGCAAGCCAGACCTGCGAGCGCTTCCGCTCCGGCCGTGTCACCTCGGCAGCCGAGAAGGCGACGGCCAGATGCGTTTCCGGATGGACGCCGTACTGGAAATTGCGCGTCGCGCTGGACGTGACCGTCAGCATGACGCCGCCATCGTCGGGCGAGCGGATGACATCGGCATCGACCCCGCGCACGTTGAGCGCATTCTTGACATCCTGAAGAGCCGGCTCGACCGTCTTGTCGATGAAGCGCAACACGTCGTCCCGGGTCGGGTCTGTCAGCATCCACTGCAGGCGCTCCTGCCAGTTCATGCTGCGTGCCGGGATGGCCGGCCGCGCATGCTTGCGCATGGTCGCGCGGGCGACATCCGCCTTCATGCCCTTGAGCAGGCCGAAAGAGAGCAGCAGGAGGATGATGGCAAAGGGCAGCGCGCTGATGAGCGTCATCGTCTGCAGGGCCGTCAGCCCGCCGGCCAGCAGCAGCAGGGCGGCGACCAGCCCCTCCAGCCCGCACCAGTAGATGCGCTGCCAGACCGGCGTTTCTTCGGTGCCGCCCGACGCGATCGTATCCACCACCATCGATCCGGAGTCCGACGAGGTCACGAAGAAGACGGCGACGAGGATGATACCGAGCGTCGAGGTCAGGGCCGTGAGGGGCAGGTACTCGAAGAACTGGAACAGCGCCACCGAGATATCTGCGCCAACCGCTGCTGAAATGGCGCCGTTTGCCACCCCCATGTCGAGGCTTATCGCGGTGTTGCCGAAGACGGCCATCCAGAAGAAGGTGAAGGCCGAGGGGACGAAAAGAACGCCGACGACGAATTCGCGCACTGTCCGCCCGCGTGAGATGCGGGCGATGAACATGCCGACGAAAGGCGACCAGGAAATCCACCAGGCCCAGTAGAACAGGGTCCAGTTGCTGACCCAGTCTCGCGGCTCGTAGGCGTAGAGCGTGAAGGTACGCTCCAGGATCGTATCGAGATAGGTGCCGATATTCTGCACGAAGGCGCGGAAGATGAATTCCGTCGGGCCCATCACCAGCACGAAGAGCATCAGGATGATGGCAAGGATCAGATTGCCTTCCGACAGTCGGCGGATGCCGACATCGAGGCCGGAGACCACGGACAGCGTCGCCATGGCGGTGACGACGACGATCAGGATAACCTGGATCGTCGCGGTCTGCGGCACACCGAGAAGGTAGTTCAGGCCCGCATTGATCTGCAGCACGCCAAGCCCCAGCGAGGTGGCGATGCCGAACAGGGTGCCGCAGATTGCGAAGATATCGACGGCATGGCCCAGCGGTCCGTTGATCCGCTCCTGCAGCAGCGGATAGAAACCGGAGCGGATGGTCAGCGGCAGGTTGTAGCGAAACGAGAAGTAGGCCAGCGACAGACCGACGACGGCGTAGATGGACCAGGCATGCACGCCCCAGTGAAAGTAGGTGATTGCCATCGCCTGACGGGCTGCCTGGAAGGTGCCGGGCGAGGCTTCCGGCGGCACGGAATAGTGCAGGATCGGCTCCGCCACCGCATAGAACATCAGTCCTATGCCCATGCCGGCGGCAAACAGCATCGCAAGCCAGGTCAGATAGGGATAATCCGGGTCGGCATCGTCACTGCCCAGCTTCAGGTCGCCATAGCGGCTGATGGCAAGGTAGAGCGCAAAGAACAGGAAGATGCCGACGGACAGGAGGTAGAACCAGCCGAACGTGTCCAGCACCCAGGCTTGCGCTGTCTTGAAGATCCTGTCCGCGTCTGTCGGGAAGACGATGCCGATCATCACCAT
This genomic window from Aureimonas sp. OT7 contains:
- a CDS encoding BCCT family transporter: MSAQTTTINKPVFFISSAIIIVMVMIGIVFPTDADRIFKTAQAWVLDTFGWFYLLSVGIFLFFALYLAISRYGDLKLGSDDADPDYPYLTWLAMLFAAGMGIGLMFYAVAEPILHYSVPPEASPGTFQAARQAMAITYFHWGVHAWSIYAVVGLSLAYFSFRYNLPLTIRSGFYPLLQERINGPLGHAVDIFAICGTLFGIATSLGLGVLQINAGLNYLLGVPQTATIQVILIVVVTAMATLSVVSGLDVGIRRLSEGNLILAIILMLFVLVMGPTEFIFRAFVQNIGTYLDTILERTFTLYAYEPRDWVSNWTLFYWAWWISWSPFVGMFIARISRGRTVREFVVGVLFVPSAFTFFWMAVFGNTAISLDMGVANGAISAAVGADISVALFQFFEYLPLTALTSTLGIILVAVFFVTSSDSGSMVVDTIASGGTEETPVWQRIYWCGLEGLVAALLLLAGGLTALQTMTLISALPFAIILLLLSFGLLKGMKADVARATMRKHARPAIPARSMNWQERLQWMLTDPTRDDVLRFIDKTVEPALQDVKNALNVRGVDADVIRSPDDGGVMLTVTSSATRNFQYGVHPETHLAVAFSAAEVTRPERKRSQVWLARTFFSDNSRGYDVMGFRREEIQADVLAQFEAYQLLTSAPATALYASAPDPE
- a CDS encoding PLP-dependent aminotransferase family protein, with translation MVRGQTAKVMDAVRARIEGRSLAPGARLPSVRAEARASGVSVSTVVEAYERLVAEGLIRSRPGSGFYVSASAAPLMLKAVAPRRDRAIDPFWISRQSLEAAPGTSMPGCGWLPADWMFEGGLRRALRKVARGNAVELADYGSPLGLEPLRALLARRLLALSIPAATDRIMLTESGTQAIDLVCRLLIEPGDAVLVDDPCYFNFHALLRAHRARIVGVPYGPDGPDTAAMETIIAQERPRLYITNSAIHNPTGATLSPATAHKVLSLADKARMTIVEDDIFGDFEQEPATRLAALDGLDRVICIGSFSKSVSASVRCGYVAARPDWLDGLIDMKIATSFGGGRMAAALLYETLSDGAYRRHMEEVRRKLGRAMDRTIARLERLGFTLELRPRAGMFVWCRLPHGADAGHIAAHCLGDGVVLAPGNAFSLTGAASQFMRFNVAQCGDDSIFASLERALR
- a CDS encoding DMT family transporter; this encodes MHGDRLQGLVNGFIGVAIFSGSLPATRIAVTAFDPLFLTTARASIAGLLACALLILSRARAPQKSDIASLVIVALGVVAGFPLLTALALGTVTSAHSIVFIGLLPLATSIFAVFRAGEMPKPAYWLFACLGSAFVAGFALMHGAAELSRADGYMVAAVVLCALGYAEGARLARRMGGWQVISWALVVALPPMLMATAMRWPASLADISPAAWTSLGYVSLFSMLIGFVFWYRGLAQGGVAAVGQLQLLQPFMGLALAGLLLGEAVSPAMWLATIGVVLCVAGARRFAA